Proteins encoded within one genomic window of Gallus gallus isolate bGalGal1 chromosome 1, bGalGal1.mat.broiler.GRCg7b, whole genome shotgun sequence:
- the LOC107050476 gene encoding uncharacterized protein LOC107050476 translates to MDQVIKVLVQFCKDYCGKSTPSRKEIATVLSLLNELGELESPRHVLDSSRWDLLTSALCQRAMASQKATELKTWGLMLGALKAAREEDKLGAVMSGEGASGSGSLEFCRSGAQTGAQTTANKTATEREEDCEKDKEESQRLGGGATAPTAPPNSIALSLPPPYPKQPLYPSLATTSEQGAGPSPKGKEEGRLKLTDWGQIKEEVAQKGLAATYTLPVVVSEEGGPIWVPLDPKGVARMIEAVEKKGLKSPLTMNALEALTASGPMLPYDIENLMRMVLKPVQYTLWREEWHTKLKQMLITAQGDQRNPIYGSDIQRLTGNAPGLLTPQAQVCQLRPGELIATTDAAIDAFRKLARSAEPTTPWTEIAQGPTEPFQEFADRLIKAVEGSDLPRAVHGPVILDCLYQKSSEGVQGILRAAPGRLQTPGEAIKYVLDKQKACPSVAGEVAAAVAGVMMACREADHRSADRQLGPCFKCGQAGHIRAQCRMGTGGCVTCQQCGRKGHAAPQCRARRPPRQGNNNGRQSEHGDFIFRPMQAPDLSLPMAALSLNTHERPLVKATISCTNLPPDFQGPRSIFVTALIDSGADVTVVAETEWPSSWPAEASQSIMGVGGATPSRRSTNEVQAVVINRDGSLEKPALLTPLVARVPGTLLGRDFLRQIGARITNTASQTACLIQALNTTLPWDPQELDILGSQMIKNGTTRTCVTFGSVCYKENNRSRVCHNFDGNFNGTGGAEAELRDFIAKWKSDDLLIRPYVNQSWTMVSPINVESFSISRRYCGFTSNETRYYRGDLSNWCGSKRGKWSAGYSNGTKCSSNTTGCGGNCTTEWNYYAYGFTFRKQPEVLWNNGTAKALPPGIFLICGDRAWQGIPRNALGGPCYLGQLTMLSPNFTTWIAYGPNITGHRRSRRSLSRLSPDCGDELQLWSVTARIFASFFAPGIAAAQALKEIERLACWSVKQANLTSLILNAMLEDTSSIRHAVLQNRAAIDFLLLAQGHGCQDVEGMCCFNLSDHSESIHKALQAMKEHTEKIRVEDDPIGDWFTRTFGDLGRWLAKGVKTLLFALLVIACLLAIIPCIIKCFQDCLSRTMNQFMDERIKYHRIREQL, encoded by the coding sequence ATGGACCAAGTCATTAAGGTACTTGTGCAGTTTTGTAAGGACTACTGTGGAAAATCTACTCCTTCCCGGAAGGAGATCGCGACAGTTTTGTCGCTATTAAAtgagctgggggagctggaGTCTCCCCGCCACGTTTTGGATTCGAGTAGGTGGGACTTGCTCACCTCGGCGCTATGCCAGCGCGCCATGGCCAGTCAGAAGGCTACGGAACTTAAAACGTGGGGACTGATGTTAGGAGCCCTTAAGGCGGCCAGGGAAGAGGACAAACTTGGGGCGGTCATGAGCGGGGAGGGAGCTTCGGGGAGCGGGTCTTTGGAGTTTTGCAGGTCCGGCGCTCAGACCGGCGCTCAGACGACAGCGAATAAAACGGCGACGGAGAGAGAGGAAGATTGCGAGAAGGACAAAGAAGAGTCGCAGAGGCTCGGGGGGGGTGCAACGGCACCGACGGCCCCTCCTAATTCTATTGCGCTGTCGCTGCCCCCTCCCTACCCTAAGCAGCCGTTATATCCTTCCTTGGCAACGACATCGGAGCAGGGGGCGGGACCATCCccaaaaggaaaggaggaggggagacTTAAGCTTACTGATTGGGGGCAGATCAAAGAGGAAGTGGCACAGAAAGGCCTGGCGGCAACTTATACACTCCCAGTTGTTGTCTCGGAGGAGGGAGGCCCAATCTGGGTCCCGTTGGACCCAAAGGGGGTAGCAAGGATGATTGAggcagtagaaaagaaaggGCTGAAGTCGCCATTGACGATGAATGCCCTTGAGGCCCTCACAGCATCGGGCCCAATGCTGCCTTATGATATTGAAAATTTAATGCGCATGGTGTTGAAACCAGTGCAGTATACGCTCTGGAGAGAGGAGTGGCAtaccaaattaaaacaaatgctgattACGGCACAGGGTGATCAAAGAAACCCCATATATGGGTCCGATATACAGAGATTAACGGGCAATGCACCAGGTCTGCTGACCCCTCAAGCACAAGTTTGTCAACTTAGACCAGGAGAGTTGATAGCGACTACGGACGCTGCAATAGACGCGTTCCGAAAGCTTGCAAGGAGTGCTGAGCCCACTACTCCGTGGACAGAGATCGCGCAAGGCCCCACAGAGCCGTTTCAGGAGTTTGCAGACAGACTAATTAAGGCAGTGGAAGGCTCGGATCTGCCCAGAGCAGTTCATGGTCCCGTCATCCTGGATTGCTTGTATCAGAAGTCCAGTGAAGGGGTGCAGGGGATTTTGCGAGCGGCGCCGGGGAGGCTCCAAACCCCTGGTGAGGCCATCAAGTATGTCCTAGATAAGCAAAAGGCCTGCCCGTCTGTGGCAGGGGAGGTAGCTGCGGCGGTAGCAGGAGTGATGATGGCCTGTAGGGAGGCGGACCATCGTAGTGCGGACCGACAGTTAGGACCTTGCTTTAAATGTGGTCAAGCGGGCCACATTAGGGCCCAGTGCAGAATGGGTACAGGTGGATGCGTAACATGTCAGCAGTGCGGGCGGAAGGGTCATGCAGCACCGCAATGCAGGGCCCGTAGGCCTCCACGCCAGGGAAATAACAACGGGAGACAGTCCGAGCACGGTGACTTCATTTTTCGACCTATGCAGGCCCCTGACCTAAGTTTACCCATGGCGGCGCTGTCTCTAAATACCCATGAGCGCCCTCTGGTGAAAGCCACTATTTCTTGCACCAACCTCCCGCCGGATTTTCAAGGCCCTCGATCTATCTTTGTCACTGCCCTCATAGATTCCGGCGCCGACGTTACTGTAGTCGCGGAAACAGAATGGCCATCCTCGTGGCCCGCGGAGGCCTCGCAGTCTATTATGGGGGTTGGAGGGGCGACCCCCTCACGCCGGTCTACCAATGAGGTACAAGCGGTTGTGATTAACAGGGATGGCTCCTTAGAGAAACCGGCGTTGCTTACACCATTGGTGGCGCGTGTCCCCGGAACTCTTCTGGGGCGGGATTTCTTGCGACAGATAGGCGCTCGCATTACAAATACAGCCAGCCAAACAGCATGCTTGATACAGGCTCTAAATACAACCCTCCCTTGGGACCCCCAAGAATTGGATATTTTAGGGTCCCAGATGATCAAGAACGGAACAACACGTACGTGTGTTACCTTTGGTTCGGTGTGCTATAAAGAGAACAATCGCAGTAGAGTCTGTCACAATTTTGATGGGAATTTTAATGGGACTGGTGGGGCGGAAGCAGAATTGCGTGACTTCAtagcaaaatggaaaagtgaTGACCTTCTTATAAGACCCTATGTCAACCAATCATGGACGATGGTAAGTCCAATAAACGTAGAGAGTTTTTCAATAAGTCGTAGATATTGTGGATTCACCAGTAACGAGACTCGTTACTATAGAGGGGACCTTTCTAATTGGTGTGGttcaaaaaggggaaaatggtCAGCAGGGTACAGCAACGGGACAAAATGTTCCAGCAACACGACGGGTTGCGGTGGTAATTGCACGACGGAATGGAATTATTATGCATATGGGTTTACCTTCAGGAAACAGCCAGAGGTGTTGTGGAACAATGGGACTGCTAAGGCACTCCCTCCAGGTATTTTCTTGATTTGTGGGGACAGGGCTTGGCAAGGCATCCCGCGTAATGCCTTGGGAGGGCCCTGTTATCTAGGACAATTGACTATGCTCTCTCCTAACTTTACCACCTGGATAGCATATGGGCCGAACATTACAGGTCACCGCCGTAGCAGGCGCTCGCTGAGTCGTCTCTCGCCTGACTGCGGTGATGAGCTACAGCTATGGAGTGTGACAGCCCGgatatttgcttctttctttgctccTGGTATAGCCGCAGCACAGGCCTTAAAGGAGATCGAACGATTGGCATGTTGGTCGGTTAAGCAAGCAAATTTAACATCATTAATATTGAATGCGATGCTGGAGGACACGAGCAGCATCCGGCACGCAGTGTTGCAGAATCGAGCAGCCATCGATTTCTTACTCCTGGCGCAGGGACACGGGTGTCAAGACGTGGAAGGGATGTGTTGCTTCAATCTCAGCGATCACAGTGAGTCCATTCACAAGGCGCTCCAAGCCATGAAGGAACATACAGAGAAGATACGGGTGGAAGATGATCCCATAGGGGACTGGTTTACGCGCACGTTTGGTGATCTAGGAAGGTGGCTCGCGAAAGGTGTTAAGACGCTACTGTTTGCCTTGCTTGTCATAGCCTGTCTATTAGCTATCATTCCATGTATAATCAAGTGCTTTCAGGATTGTCTATCGAGAACAATGAATCAGTTTATGGATGAACGCAtaaaatatcatagaattaGGGAGCAGCTGTAG